One window of Abyssibacter profundi genomic DNA carries:
- a CDS encoding L,D-transpeptidase family protein, which yields MIAAAWLLGAAAVGFPPSIGQPVERIVTAEDTIIDMARRYRVGFTEIRQANPGIDPWLPGEGRTVILPAQHLLPRWLEPDPDAGETRILINVAEMRLYVLFADPATPERGRVVSFPISVGRQDWRTPLGTTQITQRIKDPTWTPPQSIREEAQARGETLPDVVPAGPDNPLGQHALRLALPGYLIHGTNRPAGIGMQVTHGCIRMYPADIAWLYDNVTVDTRVDLVNQPFKFRWIGETLWLEAHAAWVPGAPDQQSLEPLDAALAVALEERPGAVVDLDRVREIAASAVGMPEIVPLLAHPEQLAPAPHAPTTHTESADDPA from the coding sequence ATGATCGCTGCGGCGTGGCTGCTCGGCGCAGCGGCCGTGGGGTTTCCGCCCAGCATCGGGCAGCCAGTGGAGCGCATCGTCACCGCCGAGGACACCATTATCGACATGGCTCGGCGGTACCGCGTCGGGTTTACCGAGATCCGCCAGGCCAATCCGGGCATCGACCCCTGGCTGCCCGGCGAAGGTCGGACCGTTATCCTGCCGGCCCAGCATCTGCTCCCCCGTTGGCTGGAGCCCGACCCGGACGCGGGCGAGACCCGGATTCTGATCAACGTCGCCGAGATGCGCCTGTATGTCCTGTTCGCGGACCCGGCAACCCCGGAGCGTGGCCGGGTCGTCAGCTTCCCGATTAGCGTCGGCCGACAGGACTGGCGCACCCCGCTGGGAACGACACAGATCACCCAGCGCATCAAGGATCCGACCTGGACCCCGCCGCAGTCCATCCGCGAAGAGGCGCAGGCGCGCGGAGAAACCCTGCCCGATGTCGTACCGGCGGGACCGGATAACCCGCTGGGCCAGCATGCCCTGCGACTGGCATTGCCGGGTTATCTCATCCACGGCACCAACCGACCCGCCGGCATCGGCATGCAGGTCACACATGGTTGTATCCGCATGTACCCGGCCGACATTGCCTGGTTGTACGACAACGTCACCGTCGACACCCGCGTGGACCTGGTCAATCAGCCATTCAAGTTCCGCTGGATCGGCGAGACCTTATGGCTGGAAGCGCACGCAGCCTGGGTGCCCGGCGCACCGGACCAGCAGTCGCTGGAACCACTGGACGCCGCACTGGCGGTGGCGCTGGAGGAGCGGCCGGGCGCCGTGGTCGACCTGGACCGGGTTCGCGAGATCGCCGCCTCGGCCGTGGGCATGCCGGAAATCGTTCCGCTGCTGGCCCACCCTGAACAGCTGGCACCCGCGCCGCACGCACCCACCACTCACACAGAGTCAGCGGACGACCCCGCATAA
- a CDS encoding Lpp/OprI family alanine-zipper lipoprotein has translation MKGTTMKKFAMFGAACLLAIGASGCVTTGDLEEVRAMAEQAAQDAAAAQQSANAAERKATAAQSTASEANARATRAEEAANAAEQCCKANTERMNRMFEKSMQK, from the coding sequence GTGAAGGGAACAACGATGAAAAAGTTCGCCATGTTCGGGGCGGCCTGCCTGCTGGCCATTGGTGCCTCGGGGTGCGTGACGACGGGTGATTTGGAAGAGGTGCGTGCCATGGCTGAGCAAGCGGCGCAGGACGCGGCCGCGGCACAGCAATCGGCCAATGCCGCTGAGCGCAAGGCCACGGCCGCGCAATCGACGGCATCTGAAGCCAACGCTCGGGCCACACGTGCAGAAGAGGCGGCCAACGCAGCCGAACAGTGCTGTAAGGCCAACACCGAGCGCATGAACCGCATGTTCGAAAAGTCCATGCAGAAATAA
- a CDS encoding glycine zipper 2TM domain-containing protein has protein sequence MNQSKNGTALNRWIAAGAVAACAASLQACGDVVGTDSAEADDATTQVAAAQACERCGTITAITPVEVEGEASGAGAVAGAIIGGVVGHQFGSGSGNDAATAAGAVGGAVAGNEVEKNRNGSTIYKVTIDMESGGTQTVNLASATGFSVGDDVRVSGDQLVHI, from the coding sequence ATGAATCAGTCAAAGAACGGGACAGCTTTGAATCGTTGGATTGCAGCAGGGGCCGTTGCCGCCTGCGCGGCCAGCCTCCAGGCCTGTGGCGATGTGGTGGGAACCGATTCAGCCGAGGCAGACGATGCGACGACCCAGGTGGCCGCGGCGCAAGCCTGTGAACGCTGCGGGACGATCACCGCCATCACGCCCGTCGAGGTCGAAGGCGAAGCCTCCGGCGCTGGAGCGGTGGCCGGCGCCATCATCGGTGGCGTGGTTGGTCATCAGTTCGGTAGCGGTTCAGGTAACGACGCCGCAACGGCTGCCGGTGCCGTCGGCGGGGCTGTAGCCGGCAACGAAGTCGAGAAAAACCGCAACGGCAGCACGATCTACAAAGTGACCATCGACATGGAAAGCGGTGGAACACAGACCGTGAATCTCGCATCTGCGACCGGCTTCAGCGTGGGCGACGACGTTCGCGTGTCCGGCGATCAACTGGTCCACATCTAA
- the metG gene encoding methionine--tRNA ligase — protein sequence MSRTLFVTSALPYANGPIHLGHMVEHVQSDTWVRYQRMAGHRVIYCCADDAHGSGIMLKAEAEGITPEELIGRFKNEHLRDFVDFGVEYDNYHSTHSDENAELAALIFNRLQDAGLIDARDVEQAYDAKRGMFLPDRFIKGTCPSCKTPDQYGDNCEACGATYRPTDLIDPVSVVSGETPVQKSSEHFFFRLPTMETYLREFLDSGVVQDSVAPKLAEWFKAGLKDWDISRDAPYFGFEIPGAPGKYFYVWVDAPVGYMASLKHLAARDPEIDFDAIWSKDSEAEVYHFIGKDIIYFHALFWPAMLEAAGFRSPTGVFAHGMITLNGEKMSKSRGTFITARTWLDHLPAEPLRYFYASRITGSIEDMDLGLQDFMQIVNADLVGKYVNIASRTANFITKRFGGVLGDAVDQAVLERVTAVADDIAAAYDARNFAKATRLAMAAADAVNAYIAEQQPWVIAKDPERGADLQRVCTTALTAFRDLTVYLKPVLPTMAAKVEAFLNLSPLQWSALGQPLHGQSINKFKPLMTRIEEKQVTAMQDAAKEMAAAAKTPAKAAPTQDDVIGIDDFMKVDLRVARVADVQPVEGADKLLQLTLDVGELGTRNVFAGIKSAYEPEQLKDKLVVVVANLAPRKMRFGVSEGMVIAAGNDQGIYVISPDSGATPGSRVK from the coding sequence ATGTCCCGCACTCTGTTCGTCACCAGCGCACTGCCCTACGCCAATGGACCGATTCATCTCGGCCACATGGTGGAACACGTCCAAAGTGATACCTGGGTGCGCTATCAGCGAATGGCGGGGCACCGCGTCATTTATTGCTGCGCGGACGACGCCCATGGCTCGGGGATCATGCTTAAGGCAGAGGCCGAGGGCATCACACCGGAAGAGCTGATCGGTCGATTCAAGAACGAACACCTGCGTGATTTCGTCGACTTCGGCGTGGAGTACGACAACTACCACTCCACCCATTCCGACGAGAATGCGGAACTGGCGGCGCTGATCTTCAACCGGCTTCAGGACGCCGGGCTTATTGATGCACGTGACGTGGAGCAGGCCTATGACGCCAAGCGCGGCATGTTCCTGCCCGATCGCTTCATCAAGGGAACCTGCCCCAGCTGCAAGACGCCAGATCAGTACGGGGACAACTGCGAGGCCTGTGGTGCAACCTACCGGCCGACGGATCTGATTGACCCGGTGTCGGTGGTCTCCGGCGAGACCCCAGTACAGAAATCCTCGGAGCACTTCTTTTTCCGGCTGCCGACCATGGAGACCTATCTGCGCGAGTTCCTGGACTCCGGCGTGGTGCAGGATTCCGTGGCACCCAAACTGGCTGAGTGGTTCAAGGCCGGGCTGAAAGACTGGGATATCTCCCGAGACGCACCCTACTTCGGCTTCGAGATTCCAGGCGCGCCAGGCAAGTATTTCTATGTCTGGGTGGACGCCCCGGTGGGGTATATGGCCAGTCTGAAGCACCTGGCCGCGCGCGATCCGGAGATTGACTTTGACGCCATCTGGTCCAAGGACTCAGAGGCCGAGGTCTATCATTTCATCGGCAAGGACATTATCTACTTTCATGCCCTGTTCTGGCCGGCCATGCTGGAGGCCGCCGGCTTTCGCTCGCCAACCGGCGTGTTCGCGCACGGCATGATCACCCTGAACGGGGAGAAGATGTCCAAGTCGCGCGGCACGTTCATCACGGCCCGCACCTGGCTGGACCACCTGCCCGCCGAACCGTTGCGCTATTTCTACGCCTCGCGGATTACCGGCTCCATTGAAGACATGGACCTGGGCCTGCAGGACTTCATGCAGATCGTCAATGCCGACCTGGTGGGCAAGTACGTCAACATTGCGAGCCGGACGGCGAATTTCATCACCAAGCGTTTCGGCGGGGTGCTGGGCGATGCGGTCGACCAGGCCGTGCTGGAGCGGGTAACGGCCGTCGCAGACGACATTGCAGCGGCCTACGACGCACGCAATTTCGCCAAGGCCACGCGGTTGGCCATGGCGGCGGCCGATGCGGTCAACGCCTATATCGCCGAGCAGCAGCCCTGGGTCATCGCCAAAGACCCAGAACGCGGCGCCGATCTGCAGCGGGTGTGCACCACGGCATTGACGGCATTCCGTGATCTCACGGTTTACCTCAAGCCCGTACTGCCGACAATGGCAGCCAAGGTCGAGGCTTTTCTTAATCTATCGCCCCTGCAGTGGTCGGCCTTGGGTCAGCCGCTGCACGGCCAGTCCATCAATAAGTTCAAGCCCCTGATGACACGCATCGAGGAAAAACAGGTCACCGCCATGCAAGACGCCGCCAAGGAGATGGCAGCCGCCGCGAAAACACCCGCCAAAGCCGCCCCGACGCAGGACGACGTGATCGGCATCGACGACTTCATGAAGGTGGATCTGCGCGTGGCACGCGTGGCCGACGTGCAACCGGTCGAGGGCGCCGACAAGCTGCTGCAATTGACGCTGGATGTCGGGGAACTGGGCACCCGCAATGTCTTTGCCGGTATCAAGTCGGCCTACGAGCCAGAGCAGCTCAAGGACAAGCTGGTCGTGGTGGTCGCCAACCTGGCACCACGCAAGATGCGTTTCGGCGTGTCCGAAGGCATGGTCATCGCAGCGGGCAATGATCAGGGCATTTACGTGATCAGCCCTGATTCAGGTGCGACACCCGGCTCCCGGGTGAAGTAG
- the rsxA gene encoding electron transport complex subunit RsxA: MHDYLLILVGTVLVNNFVLVQFLGLCPFMGVSNKLSASIGMAGATTFVLTLSAISAYLVETYLLDPLGLGYLRTISFILVIAAVVQFTEMVVRKSSPLLYEVLGIYLPLITTNCAVLGVALLNVRQANGFIESALYGFGAAAGFSVVMILFSSIRERLAVADVPEAFKGAPIGLVTAGIMSLAFMGFTGLV; the protein is encoded by the coding sequence ATGCATGACTATCTGCTCATCCTGGTTGGCACCGTATTGGTCAACAACTTCGTGTTGGTCCAGTTCCTTGGCCTGTGCCCGTTCATGGGCGTGTCCAACAAGTTGTCGGCCTCGATCGGCATGGCCGGCGCCACCACGTTTGTGCTGACGCTCTCGGCCATTAGCGCGTACCTGGTCGAAACCTACCTGCTCGATCCGCTGGGACTGGGCTATCTGCGCACCATTAGTTTCATTCTGGTCATCGCGGCGGTCGTGCAGTTCACCGAGATGGTCGTGCGCAAGTCCAGCCCCCTGCTGTACGAAGTCCTGGGCATTTACCTGCCGCTCATCACCACCAACTGTGCGGTGCTCGGCGTGGCACTGCTGAATGTTCGGCAAGCCAACGGGTTCATCGAATCGGCACTGTATGGATTTGGCGCAGCGGCCGGATTCTCCGTGGTCATGATTCTGTTCTCCTCAATCCGCGAACGACTGGCCGTGGCAGATGTCCCCGAGGCCTTCAAGGGCGCCCCCATTGGCCTGGTCACCGCCGGCATCATGTCGCTGGCGTTCATGGGTTTCACGGGGCTGGTGTAG
- the rsxB gene encoding electron transport complex subunit RsxB has product MLGAILALTALAAAFGLVLGFAAVRFKVEGDPLVDQIDRILPQTQCGQCNYPGCRPYAQAIADGEADINQCPPGGEDGVIKLAELLGREPKPLNPDNGEAKALPTVAFIREDECIGCTLCIQACPVDAIVGARQQMHTVIAEECTGCDLCVPPCPVDCIDMLPVRDDITTWRWPTPQQDTAA; this is encoded by the coding sequence ATGCTGGGCGCCATTCTCGCGCTGACGGCGCTGGCGGCAGCCTTCGGGCTGGTGCTGGGCTTCGCGGCGGTGCGCTTTAAGGTCGAAGGCGATCCGCTGGTCGACCAGATCGACCGCATCCTGCCGCAAACCCAGTGTGGGCAATGCAACTACCCGGGCTGCCGCCCCTATGCGCAGGCGATCGCTGATGGCGAGGCCGACATCAACCAGTGCCCCCCTGGCGGCGAGGATGGCGTCATCAAGCTCGCGGAGCTGTTGGGCCGCGAACCCAAGCCCCTGAATCCGGACAACGGCGAAGCGAAGGCGCTGCCCACCGTGGCATTCATCCGCGAGGACGAATGCATCGGCTGCACGCTTTGTATCCAGGCCTGTCCGGTCGACGCCATCGTCGGAGCCCGCCAGCAAATGCATACGGTGATTGCCGAGGAATGCACCGGCTGCGATCTTTGTGTCCCGCCCTGCCCGGTCGACTGCATCGACATGCTGCCGGTACGCGATGACATCACGACCTGGCGCTGGCCGACGCCGCAACAGGACACGGCAGCATGA
- the rsxC gene encoding electron transport complex subunit RsxC, with the protein MSVHAQAQFRFPGGLALDYHKLSAPIQDAALPQQLVVPLSQHIGQPAKCLVSIGEHVLGGQPLAAAEGYVSTPVHAATSGTVVAIEPRPVPHPSGLSAPCVVIEPDGQDTQQPDTPADGLAMDATALRNRIRQAGVVGLGGAAFPSFIKLNPGSSVVDTLVINGAECEPYISCDQALMRERADDILNGVQIMLHALDAQRCLIGVEDNKPDAIDALIDAVSRRGDERVTVVTVPTRYPQGGEKQLIQTLTGREIPSHGLPLDIGIVCHNPGTAVAVWEAVTLGRALTHRVVTVTGPGIANPCNLRVRIGTPVRELLAQAGGLVDPDVRLIMGGPMMGFALSGADVPVVKATNCILALRPQDLRPDTPAMPCIRCGACADACPAGLLPQQLYWHARAQEFDKTQDYKLFDCIECGCCAQVCPSQIPLVQYYRHAKTEIWAEERAQRKADVARQRHEARQARLEREEAEKKAAREAKKAALRAKAEKKAAAAQAAGGETAATDDPVAAAIARAKAKSRDKTGGAPAAAAKPAATKPDLPPEAGPKTSQPDSPGPSDNGPGTDRRESPSGDAT; encoded by the coding sequence ATGAGCGTGCACGCGCAGGCCCAGTTCCGGTTTCCCGGCGGACTGGCGCTGGACTACCACAAGCTGTCCGCCCCCATTCAGGACGCGGCGCTGCCGCAGCAGCTCGTGGTGCCCCTATCCCAGCACATCGGCCAGCCGGCCAAATGTCTGGTGAGCATCGGAGAGCACGTCCTGGGTGGCCAGCCGCTGGCCGCTGCCGAGGGCTATGTGTCCACCCCGGTTCATGCGGCGACCTCCGGCACGGTCGTGGCTATTGAGCCCCGCCCGGTCCCCCATCCGTCTGGGCTGTCTGCGCCCTGCGTCGTGATCGAGCCAGACGGGCAGGACACGCAGCAACCCGACACACCCGCCGACGGGTTGGCGATGGATGCCACCGCACTGCGCAATCGTATTCGTCAGGCGGGCGTGGTGGGCTTGGGTGGCGCGGCATTCCCCAGCTTTATCAAGCTCAACCCCGGGTCGAGTGTCGTCGACACGCTGGTCATCAATGGCGCCGAGTGCGAGCCTTACATTTCCTGCGATCAGGCCCTGATGCGCGAACGCGCGGACGACATCCTCAATGGCGTGCAAATCATGCTGCATGCGCTGGATGCCCAGCGTTGCCTAATCGGCGTTGAAGACAACAAGCCCGACGCCATCGATGCACTGATCGATGCCGTCAGCCGACGAGGCGACGAGCGAGTCACCGTGGTCACCGTGCCCACTCGCTACCCGCAAGGCGGCGAAAAGCAGCTCATCCAGACCCTCACCGGCCGCGAGATTCCCAGTCACGGGTTACCGCTGGATATCGGAATCGTCTGCCACAACCCCGGCACGGCCGTCGCGGTCTGGGAGGCGGTGACGCTGGGACGTGCATTAACCCACCGCGTGGTCACGGTGACCGGGCCCGGCATCGCCAATCCCTGCAATTTGCGGGTACGTATCGGCACCCCGGTCCGTGAACTGCTCGCCCAGGCCGGTGGACTGGTTGATCCCGATGTGCGTCTCATCATGGGCGGACCGATGATGGGATTTGCGCTCTCCGGAGCGGACGTGCCGGTGGTCAAGGCCACGAACTGCATCCTGGCCCTGCGCCCGCAGGACCTGCGCCCCGACACGCCCGCCATGCCCTGCATACGCTGCGGCGCCTGTGCTGACGCCTGCCCCGCCGGCCTGCTGCCACAGCAGCTGTATTGGCATGCCCGGGCGCAGGAATTCGACAAAACGCAGGACTACAAGCTGTTCGACTGTATCGAGTGTGGCTGCTGCGCCCAGGTCTGCCCCAGCCAGATCCCGCTGGTGCAGTACTACCGCCACGCCAAGACCGAGATCTGGGCAGAAGAACGCGCCCAGCGTAAGGCGGATGTCGCACGTCAGCGCCACGAGGCCCGCCAGGCACGACTCGAGCGAGAAGAAGCCGAGAAAAAAGCCGCCCGCGAGGCCAAGAAGGCCGCGCTGCGCGCCAAAGCCGAAAAGAAGGCCGCAGCCGCGCAAGCCGCAGGCGGTGAGACAGCAGCAACGGACGATCCGGTCGCCGCTGCGATCGCGCGGGCAAAGGCCAAGTCGCGTGACAAGACGGGAGGCGCTCCGGCTGCGGCGGCCAAGCCGGCCGCAACCAAGCCGGACCTGCCACCTGAAGCTGGCCCGAAGACCAGCCAGCCAGACTCGCCTGGCCCGTCGGACAACGGGCCAGGGACCGACCGGCGTGAATCGCCTTCCGGAGACGCGACGTGA